A DNA window from Caulobacter mirabilis contains the following coding sequences:
- a CDS encoding DUF6356 family protein — protein sequence MNPFTQHPNSVGETYGEHFGVATRFGGKLIVAGVCSVLHGVFPWMFETTGSRTVKTLYHQISGRGPAQHGAGEWEGAGV from the coding sequence ATGAACCCGTTCACCCAGCACCCCAACTCGGTCGGCGAGACCTATGGCGAGCATTTCGGCGTCGCCACCCGATTCGGCGGCAAGTTGATCGTCGCGGGCGTATGCTCCGTGCTGCACGGCGTCTTCCCCTGGATGTTCGAGACCACCGGCAGCCGCACGGTGAAGACCCTCTATCACCAGATCAGCGGCCGCGGCCCGGCCCAGCACGGCGCCGGGGAGTGGGAGGGCGCGGGGGTCTGA
- a CDS encoding amino acid permease, translated as MSFLTRRTAIDGDVGHTAGSGLRATLGWPHLVALGVGAIVGTGIYTLTGEAAGLAGPGAMLAFLIAGAVCAAAALCYAEMATLMPRAGSAYTYSYAVMGETTAWVVGWSLILEYTVVCAAVAVGWAGYASGLILQYWPDAPKALMAGPHAGGIINLPAVFIAMIVAGLLALGTRESARVNFVLVIVKLIALAGFIALALPAFNGAHFTPFMPHGFWPHEVDGVKMGVMAAAAIIFFAFYGFDAISTASEETKNPARDLTIGIVGSMVLCTLIYMGVAAAAIGAMLPADFAKSPEPLAHIIRELGHPTAAQLIGLAAVIAMPTVIMVFMFGQTRVFFAMARDGLLPKALSRVNAKTGTPVLVTLFTGLIASILGGLLPLGEIVSLANAGTLAAFIATALSMMILRRKEPARPRRFKTPLWFITGPFAILGCLYLFAGLPSKTWLFFLIWNAIGLLVYLAYGRTKSNLAKS; from the coding sequence ATGAGTTTCCTCACCCGCCGCACCGCCATCGACGGCGACGTCGGCCACACCGCCGGCTCCGGCCTGCGCGCGACCCTGGGCTGGCCGCACCTGGTCGCCCTGGGCGTCGGCGCCATCGTCGGCACCGGCATCTACACCCTGACCGGCGAAGCCGCGGGCCTGGCGGGCCCAGGCGCGATGCTGGCCTTCCTGATCGCCGGCGCCGTCTGCGCCGCCGCCGCCCTCTGCTACGCCGAGATGGCCACCCTGATGCCCCGCGCGGGTAGCGCCTACACCTACAGCTACGCCGTCATGGGCGAGACCACCGCCTGGGTGGTCGGCTGGAGCCTGATCCTCGAGTACACGGTCGTCTGCGCCGCCGTGGCGGTCGGCTGGGCCGGCTACGCTTCCGGCCTGATCCTGCAGTACTGGCCCGACGCGCCCAAGGCGCTGATGGCCGGGCCGCACGCCGGCGGGATCATCAACCTGCCCGCGGTGTTCATCGCCATGATCGTCGCCGGCCTGCTGGCCCTGGGCACGCGCGAGAGCGCGCGGGTCAACTTCGTGCTGGTCATCGTCAAGCTGATCGCCCTGGCCGGCTTCATCGCCCTGGCCCTGCCCGCCTTCAACGGCGCTCATTTCACGCCCTTCATGCCGCACGGTTTCTGGCCGCATGAGGTCGACGGCGTGAAGATGGGGGTGATGGCCGCCGCGGCGATCATCTTCTTCGCCTTCTACGGCTTCGACGCCATCTCCACCGCCTCGGAGGAGACCAAGAATCCGGCTCGCGACCTGACCATCGGCATCGTCGGCTCGATGGTGCTGTGCACGCTGATCTACATGGGCGTCGCCGCCGCCGCGATCGGCGCCATGCTGCCCGCGGACTTCGCCAAGAGCCCCGAGCCCCTGGCCCACATCATCCGCGAACTCGGCCATCCCACCGCCGCGCAGCTGATCGGCCTGGCCGCGGTGATCGCCATGCCCACGGTGATCATGGTGTTCATGTTCGGCCAGACCCGGGTGTTCTTCGCCATGGCCCGCGACGGCCTGCTGCCCAAGGCGCTGTCCCGCGTGAACGCCAAGACCGGCACGCCGGTGCTGGTCACCCTGTTCACCGGCCTGATCGCCTCGATCCTCGGCGGCCTGCTGCCGCTGGGAGAAATCGTGTCGCTGGCCAACGCCGGCACGCTGGCGGCCTTCATCGCCACGGCCCTGTCGATGATGATCCTGCGGCGCAAGGAGCCGGCCCGACCGCGGCGGTTCAAGACCCCGCTGTGGTTCATCACCGGCCCGTTCGCGATCCTGGGCTGCCTCTACCTATTCGCGGGCCTGCCCAGCAAAACCTGGCTGTTCTTCCTGATCTGGAACGCCATCGGCCTGCTGGTCTACCTGGCCTACGGCCGGACCAAGAGCAACCTGGCCAAGTCCTAG